Proteins encoded within one genomic window of Methanothrix harundinacea 6Ac:
- a CDS encoding ArsB/NhaD family transporter, translating to MSEVEIASHFPLSPGDLSILVLAAVLAAIAVRQLLRTRVMIWQIMLAGAVAVLVAGSISPAAALGAINMDVMLFLFGMFVVGVALEESGYLASLSYRLLRRTRNVDQLVIAVLFGAGLLSALLMNDTLAIIGTPLLIHLANKYGISPRLLLLSLAFGVTIGSVASPIGNPQNLLIALGGSVPNPFVTFFRHLALPTAVNLLLAYGVLRLLCRREFGRETLNHIQDAVVDPDLARLSKLSLGVVTALIAFKIVSVSLGLPSPLGLTEIALLSALPILLASPRRLELARKVDWRTLVFFASMFVLMESVWNSGRLQAAMNGSGFEATSVPAILATSALASQLVSNVPFVALYLPLLSTLDSSVEAMMALAAGSTIAGNLTIIGAASNVIIVQNGERRGAALTFTDFMKVGAPLTALNLLVYWIFLSLL from the coding sequence ATGTCCGAAGTAGAAATCGCATCTCATTTCCCCCTCTCTCCCGGAGACCTCTCGATCCTCGTCCTGGCGGCGGTCCTCGCCGCCATCGCCGTCCGGCAGCTCCTCAGGACGAGGGTGATGATCTGGCAGATCATGCTGGCGGGGGCCGTCGCCGTCCTCGTCGCGGGCTCGATCTCCCCGGCCGCCGCCCTGGGGGCGATCAACATGGACGTGATGCTCTTCCTCTTCGGGATGTTCGTCGTCGGGGTGGCCCTGGAGGAGAGCGGCTACCTCGCGAGCCTCTCATACCGGCTCCTGCGGCGGACGAGGAACGTCGACCAGCTCGTCATCGCGGTCCTCTTCGGGGCGGGCCTCCTATCCGCCCTCCTGATGAACGACACCCTGGCGATCATCGGAACCCCCCTTCTGATCCACCTGGCGAATAAGTACGGGATCTCCCCCAGGCTCCTCCTCCTATCCCTCGCCTTCGGGGTGACGATCGGAAGCGTCGCCAGCCCCATCGGCAACCCCCAGAACCTCCTCATCGCCCTCGGCGGCAGCGTCCCAAACCCCTTCGTCACCTTCTTCCGCCACCTCGCCCTCCCGACGGCGGTAAACCTCCTCCTCGCCTACGGGGTTCTGAGGCTCCTCTGCAGGAGGGAGTTTGGCCGGGAGACCTTGAACCACATCCAGGATGCTGTAGTCGACCCGGACCTCGCCCGCCTCTCGAAGCTCTCCCTGGGGGTGGTGACGGCCCTGATCGCCTTCAAGATCGTCTCCGTCTCCTTGGGCCTCCCTTCCCCCCTAGGCCTGACGGAGATCGCCCTCCTCTCGGCCCTCCCCATCCTCCTCGCCAGCCCCCGGAGGCTGGAGCTCGCAAGGAAGGTGGACTGGAGGACCCTCGTCTTCTTCGCCTCCATGTTCGTCCTGATGGAGAGCGTCTGGAACTCCGGCCGCCTCCAGGCGGCGATGAACGGCTCGGGGTTTGAGGCGACCTCGGTCCCGGCGATCCTCGCGACGAGCGCCCTCGCCAGCCAGCTGGTATCGAACGTCCCCTTCGTCGCCCTCTACCTCCCCCTCCTCTCCACCCTCGACTCCTCGGTGGAGGCGATGATGGCCCTCGCCGCCGGCTCCACCATCGCCGGAAACCTGACGATCATCGGGGCGGCGTCGAACGTCATCATCGTCCAGAACGGGGAGCGGAGGGGGGCGGCCCTCACCTTCACCGACTTCATGAAGGTGGGGGCCCCCCTGACTGCCTTAAACCTCCTAGTCTACTGGATCTTTCTATCTCTCCTCTGA
- a CDS encoding YcaO-related McrA-glycine thioamidation protein has translation MMLRSCLKKYKTDTHRAFSPEETLERIAPKMELAGITRVADITNLDRIGIPVFSSIRPAAERGAISVYNGKGATPAEARVSAMMEGIERYSAEVHDRQLLVESHSRLSAGVEAVDPRDLALPDGADPGMPMPWVLGYDLIGEEEVMLPASAVFHPLPREYPQLFRTNTNGLASGNVLEEAVFHGLSEVIERDAWSLAEAVKRTGPLVTEVEDGLARSLLDRFAQAEVEVRIKDITSDIGVPTIAAASDDLKLKDPALLTIGMGTHTNAGVAVLRALTEVAQSRLTQIHGAREDTTTADFRRQIGYERTKRLNRHWFESTGTEPFREIRSQDSDDFLDDINLMLKRLGDAGLDRAIVVDLTRPEIGVPVVRVVVPGLEMSAMDPDRRGRRWRDEVKRNRRLPRAEPR, from the coding sequence ATGATGCTCAGATCCTGCCTAAAGAAGTACAAGACCGACACCCATCGAGCTTTTTCTCCCGAGGAGACCCTCGAGCGGATAGCCCCCAAGATGGAGCTCGCAGGGATCACCAGGGTGGCAGATATAACCAACCTGGACCGGATCGGGATCCCGGTCTTCTCCAGCATCAGGCCCGCAGCGGAGAGGGGGGCGATATCCGTCTACAACGGCAAGGGCGCGACCCCCGCCGAGGCGAGGGTCTCGGCGATGATGGAGGGGATAGAGCGGTACTCCGCCGAGGTCCACGATAGGCAGCTCCTGGTGGAGAGCCATTCGAGGCTCTCAGCCGGGGTCGAGGCCGTCGACCCCAGGGACCTCGCCCTCCCCGATGGGGCGGACCCCGGGATGCCGATGCCCTGGGTCCTCGGCTACGACCTGATCGGCGAGGAGGAGGTGATGCTCCCGGCTAGCGCAGTCTTTCATCCGCTCCCGAGGGAGTACCCGCAGCTCTTCAGGACGAACACCAACGGCCTCGCCTCCGGGAACGTCCTGGAGGAGGCGGTCTTCCACGGCCTCTCCGAGGTGATAGAGCGGGACGCCTGGTCCCTCGCCGAGGCGGTGAAGAGGACGGGGCCCCTCGTCACGGAGGTGGAGGACGGCCTCGCCCGCTCCCTCCTGGATAGGTTTGCCCAGGCGGAGGTGGAGGTGAGGATCAAGGACATCACGAGCGACATTGGGGTCCCCACCATCGCCGCCGCCTCCGACGACCTGAAGCTGAAGGACCCCGCCCTCCTCACCATCGGGATGGGGACCCACACCAACGCCGGGGTGGCCGTCCTCCGGGCCCTGACGGAGGTCGCCCAGTCGAGGCTGACCCAGATCCACGGGGCTAGGGAGGACACGACGACGGCGGACTTCCGGAGGCAGATCGGGTACGAGAGGACGAAGAGGCTGAACCGCCACTGGTTTGAGTCCACCGGGACCGAGCCCTTCCGAGAGATCAGGTCCCAGGACTCCGACGACTTCCTCGACGACATCAACCTCATGCTGAAGCGGCTCGGAGATGCCGGTTTGGATAGAGCCATAGTCGTCGACCTCACCCGCCCGGAGATCGGAGTCCCGGTGGTCCGGGTCGTCGTCCCGGGCCTGGAGATGAGCGCCATGGACCCCGACAGGAGGGGGAGACGGTGGAGAGATGAGGTCAAGAGAAATCGTCGTCTTCCTCGGGCCGAGCCTCGATAG
- a CDS encoding TfuA-related McrA-glycine thioamidation protein — translation MRSREIVVFLGPSLDRASAEMVLRADYRPPAARGDLLRAAEEGARIVGLIDGVFFQESAVAHKEVLRALEMGVAVVGASSMGALRAAELASFGMEGVGEIFRLYRDGVLISDDEVALIFDPISFAPLSEPLVNVRENVRAARERGSIDAVSAEKILAAASSLYFPKRSYDQIISAADLDGGNREGFLRFLRDERRDLKREDALRALERIKEMAERSC, via the coding sequence ATGAGGTCAAGAGAAATCGTCGTCTTCCTCGGGCCGAGCCTCGATAGGGCCTCGGCCGAGATGGTCCTCCGGGCCGACTACCGGCCTCCCGCGGCGAGGGGCGACCTCTTGAGGGCGGCGGAGGAGGGGGCGAGGATCGTGGGGCTGATCGACGGGGTCTTCTTCCAGGAGAGCGCCGTCGCCCACAAGGAGGTCCTCCGGGCCCTGGAGATGGGGGTCGCCGTCGTCGGCGCCTCCAGCATGGGGGCGCTCCGGGCGGCGGAGCTCGCGAGCTTCGGGATGGAGGGGGTCGGGGAGATCTTCCGCCTCTACCGGGATGGGGTTCTCATCTCCGACGACGAGGTGGCCCTAATCTTCGATCCGATCAGCTTCGCTCCCTTATCCGAGCCCCTGGTGAACGTCAGGGAGAACGTCCGGGCCGCCAGGGAGAGGGGGTCGATCGACGCCGTCTCCGCGGAGAAGATCCTGGCGGCGGCCTCATCCCTCTACTTCCCCAAAAGGAGCTACGATCAGATCATATCGGCGGCGGACCTCGATGGAGGCAACCGGGAGGGGTTTTTGAGGTTCCTCCGCGACGAGAGGAGGGACCTCAAGAGGGAGGACGCCCTCCGGGCCCTGGAGAGGATCAAGGAGATGGCGGAGCGGTCATGCTGA
- a CDS encoding ubiquitin-like small modifier protein 1 has translation MLIRIKAFARYRALLGSESEVKLAEGAAVSDLLESLASRSGELRGQLFDDSGRVREDLNVMVNGRHFLSLAGEETPLAEGDEVALFPAVVGG, from the coding sequence ATGCTGATCAGGATAAAGGCCTTTGCCCGGTATAGGGCCCTCCTCGGGTCGGAGTCGGAGGTCAAGCTTGCTGAGGGGGCCGCCGTCTCCGACCTTCTGGAGAGCCTCGCCTCCCGGTCCGGAGAGCTCCGGGGCCAGCTCTTCGACGACTCTGGAAGGGTCCGGGAGGACTTGAACGTCATGGTCAACGGGAGGCACTTTCTATCCCTGGCCGGGGAGGAGACGCCGCTGGCGGAGGGGGACGAGGTCGCCCTCTTCCCGGCGGTGGTGGGGGGCTGA
- a CDS encoding HesA/MoeB/ThiF family protein — MKDAARYDRQIPLFGEEGQRRLARSTALVVGAGGLGSAVSVYLAVAGVGRIVVVDGDVVEVSNLNRQILHWPEDLGRPKAASAADTLRGLNPEVEVEEVPLFADGRNLPGLVAKADAVVDALDNFSSRHLLNGAALDADVPLFHGAISGLDGQATTIIPGATPCLRCIFPRPPPEEKVPALGATCGVIGSIQATEVVKHLTGLGASLAGRLLLWDGLRGGATRSPWRGTPAARTAADEESFK; from the coding sequence TTGAAGGACGCGGCGAGGTACGACCGGCAGATCCCCCTCTTCGGGGAGGAGGGGCAGAGGAGGCTTGCGAGGTCGACGGCCCTCGTCGTCGGGGCGGGGGGGCTCGGCTCCGCCGTCTCGGTCTATCTGGCCGTCGCAGGGGTGGGGAGGATCGTCGTCGTCGACGGCGACGTCGTCGAGGTGAGCAACCTCAACCGGCAGATCCTCCACTGGCCGGAGGACCTGGGCCGTCCCAAGGCCGCCTCGGCAGCGGATACCCTCCGGGGGCTGAACCCCGAGGTGGAGGTGGAGGAGGTCCCCCTCTTCGCCGACGGGAGGAACCTGCCGGGGCTGGTGGCGAAGGCGGACGCAGTGGTGGACGCCCTCGACAACTTCTCCTCCAGGCACCTCCTCAACGGGGCGGCCCTCGACGCCGACGTCCCCCTATTTCACGGGGCGATCTCCGGCCTCGACGGCCAGGCGACGACGATCATCCCCGGCGCGACCCCATGCCTCCGGTGCATCTTCCCCCGGCCGCCGCCGGAGGAGAAGGTCCCCGCCCTCGGCGCCACCTGCGGCGTCATCGGCTCGATCCAGGCGACGGAGGTCGTCAAGCACCTGACGGGTCTGGGGGCTTCCCTGGCGGGGAGGCTCCTCCTCTGGGACGGCCTTCGGGGAGGTGCGACGAGATCCCCCTGGAGAGGAACCCCGGCTGCCCGGACTGCGGCCGACGAAGAGAGCTTTAAGTAG
- a CDS encoding DUF1890 domain-containing protein yields MDSSGGVSPGRRRSLILLGCPEVPVQTSIALYLAYRLRERGDEVVVAGTGAALKLTKLADPLGHYLGETTNIDRCIASISEGKADFDQCFAFAHSDAGITYAGTISYISRALLFVLIFGRSAEELAETVEFDCRKLVAKAVHDPLPLKRLLDEVI; encoded by the coding sequence ATGGATAGTTCTGGTGGAGTTTCGCCCGGGAGGAGGCGGTCCCTCATCCTCCTCGGCTGCCCCGAGGTCCCCGTCCAGACCAGCATCGCCCTCTACCTCGCTTATAGGCTGAGGGAGAGGGGGGACGAGGTGGTGGTGGCGGGGACCGGCGCCGCCCTCAAGCTTACGAAGCTCGCAGACCCCCTGGGCCACTACCTCGGGGAGACGACGAACATCGACCGGTGCATCGCCTCCATATCGGAGGGGAAGGCCGACTTCGACCAGTGCTTCGCCTTCGCCCACAGCGACGCCGGGATAACCTACGCCGGGACGATCAGCTACATCTCCAGGGCTCTGCTCTTCGTCCTGATCTTCGGGAGGTCCGCCGAGGAGCTGGCGGAGACGGTGGAGTTCGACTGCAGAAAGCTAGTCGCCAAGGCCGTCCATGACCCCCTGCCCCTGAAGAGGCTTTTAGATGAGGTGATCTGA
- a CDS encoding DUF1894 domain-containing protein has translation MGCLEEMKYEVLLSQCSFKEAREYIKKNFKDTVEVPPGYRILNVHLIGVPPLLIGIDGDRVIFPYTKPCYGTFVLRVEAADEIGRLRSKG, from the coding sequence TTGGGCTGCCTAGAGGAGATGAAGTATGAGGTCCTCCTATCCCAGTGCTCCTTCAAAGAGGCGAGAGAGTACATAAAGAAGAACTTCAAGGATACCGTCGAGGTCCCTCCGGGGTACAGGATCCTGAACGTCCATCTGATCGGGGTCCCCCCCCTCCTCATCGGGATCGATGGGGATAGGGTGATCTTCCCCTATACCAAGCCCTGCTACGGGACCTTCGTCCTGAGGGTGGAGGCCGCGGACGAGATAGGGAGGCTGAGGTCGAAGGGATGA
- a CDS encoding MoaD/ThiS family protein has product MRVVVRSFARFREVVGEEAAFDLPEGSTLADLLEEVASAHPGLERVLSELEGAGGIGVTVLLNRRGADPSDLRRTVLEEGDEVAILPPFSGG; this is encoded by the coding sequence ATGAGGGTGGTGGTGAGGAGCTTCGCGAGGTTCCGGGAGGTGGTGGGGGAGGAGGCGGCCTTCGACCTCCCGGAGGGGTCCACCCTCGCCGACCTCCTGGAGGAGGTAGCCTCCGCCCACCCCGGCCTTGAGAGAGTCTTATCCGAGCTGGAGGGGGCAGGCGGCATAGGGGTGACGGTCCTCCTGAACCGGCGGGGAGCAGACCCCTCCGACCTCCGAAGGACGGTCCTGGAGGAGGGGGACGAGGTGGCGATCCTCCCCCCCTTCTCCGGCGGATGA
- a CDS encoding molybdenum cofactor biosynthesis protein MoaE has protein sequence MVIEITDGELSLEDLVAGAKRPDAGAVVAFLGTVRDDGISGVEVEAYREVAEEELARIRDEAMGTFDLKSVDVVHRVGRLGVGEDIVLIVATAPHRQAAFRGCEFVLEEIKRRAPIWKKEIRIDGGERWV, from the coding sequence ATGGTGATTGAGATAACCGACGGGGAGCTCTCCCTCGAGGATCTGGTGGCCGGGGCGAAGCGGCCCGACGCCGGGGCGGTCGTCGCCTTCCTCGGGACCGTCAGGGACGACGGGATATCCGGGGTCGAGGTGGAGGCCTACCGGGAGGTGGCGGAGGAGGAGCTGGCTAGGATCCGGGACGAGGCGATGGGGACCTTCGACCTCAAGTCCGTCGACGTCGTCCACCGGGTCGGCCGTCTCGGGGTCGGGGAGGATATAGTCCTCATCGTCGCCACCGCACCCCACCGGCAGGCCGCCTTCCGGGGGTGCGAGTTCGTCCTGGAGGAGATAAAGAGGAGGGCTCCGATCTGGAAGAAGGAGATCAGAATAGACGGCGGCGAGAGGTGGGTCTGA
- a CDS encoding RAD55 family ATPase, whose amino-acid sequence MRIPSEIHDFFRVEEGQTLLIKGMPGTGKTTLALEIMSSVCERENGMYISTRVSPGRVHAMFPWIGDIIPSANVVNATQKMLLESLRNVGREGSSYETVLDFFKTFLDQAGDMDDPMIVIDSWDAIINYTAAILGGAQHSLEQNICEFARDMGIHLIFVSESAELLPLDYIVDGVVTLKNVRMAAPLSGDNRPEGMTTRYSREIRLDKLRGVEIKQKIYTCTLHDGRFCYFEPALENLSPQIGIVCDLERIADPREDSISTGIDDFDRITGGLDFGSCNVLEIDHGVGKRYYQVLTALASNSVKNGRAVHIVPSIGYQLAPRDVFVPSNVMVLEPGGDRDQWYETLFKHWDSLRERTGRPILNILGLDSMEFAFGYERMLNSTSRMFQKWKETSDVNVVVVKSGQKSIRMTSHIADTYFVIKELNGGLCLYGLIPRTEPHYMVRDDRGNIRLVPIV is encoded by the coding sequence ATGCGGATACCTTCTGAGATCCACGACTTCTTCCGGGTGGAGGAGGGGCAGACCCTCCTCATCAAGGGGATGCCAGGCACCGGGAAGACGACCCTGGCCCTGGAGATCATGAGCTCCGTCTGCGAGAGGGAGAACGGGATGTACATCTCCACCCGGGTCAGCCCCGGCCGGGTCCACGCCATGTTCCCCTGGATCGGCGATATCATCCCTTCCGCCAACGTCGTCAACGCCACCCAGAAGATGCTCCTCGAAAGCCTCAGGAACGTGGGCCGGGAGGGGTCCAGCTACGAGACGGTCCTCGACTTCTTCAAGACCTTCCTCGACCAGGCCGGGGATATGGACGACCCCATGATAGTCATCGACAGCTGGGACGCCATCATAAACTACACCGCCGCCATCCTCGGCGGCGCCCAGCACAGCCTGGAGCAGAACATCTGCGAGTTCGCCCGGGATATGGGGATCCACCTGATCTTCGTCAGCGAGTCGGCGGAGCTCCTCCCCCTCGACTACATCGTCGACGGCGTCGTCACCCTAAAGAACGTCAGGATGGCAGCCCCCCTCTCCGGGGATAACCGCCCCGAAGGCATGACGACCCGGTACTCCCGGGAGATCAGGCTGGACAAGCTGAGGGGGGTGGAGATAAAGCAGAAGATATACACCTGCACCCTCCACGACGGAAGGTTCTGCTACTTTGAGCCCGCCCTCGAGAACCTCAGCCCCCAGATCGGGATCGTCTGCGACCTGGAGAGGATCGCCGACCCCCGGGAGGACTCCATCTCCACCGGGATCGACGACTTCGACAGGATCACGGGGGGGCTCGACTTCGGCTCCTGCAACGTCCTGGAGATCGATCACGGCGTCGGCAAGAGGTACTACCAGGTCCTGACGGCCCTGGCGTCCAACTCCGTCAAGAACGGCAGAGCGGTCCACATCGTTCCGAGCATAGGCTACCAGCTCGCCCCCAGAGACGTCTTCGTCCCCTCGAACGTGATGGTCCTGGAGCCGGGGGGGGACCGGGACCAGTGGTACGAGACCCTCTTCAAACACTGGGACTCCCTCCGGGAGAGGACGGGCCGGCCTATCCTCAACATCCTGGGGCTCGACTCGATGGAGTTCGCCTTCGGCTACGAGAGGATGCTCAACTCCACCAGCCGGATGTTCCAGAAGTGGAAGGAGACGAGCGACGTCAACGTGGTGGTGGTGAAGTCGGGGCAGAAGAGCATCCGGATGACCTCCCACATCGCCGACACCTACTTCGTCATCAAGGAGCTGAACGGGGGGCTCTGCCTCTACGGCCTGATACCCCGGACCGAGCCCCACTACATGGTCAGAGACGATAGAGGAAACATCCGCCTCGTTCCGATAGTCTGA
- a CDS encoding FaeA/PapI family transcriptional regulator has product MASYEERILQAIEDSEVGLTTVDVAKVAGVSKTTAIKYLSVLKSEGKCEFVEVGPSKLWRRRKLPGDLSEAGEGLKNLEAALRRGRAAEAPVNLSIIARLEEISEDLTVSLSFKVRPEKVEALIDLIRGDLPEKEGL; this is encoded by the coding sequence ATGGCATCTTACGAGGAGCGGATCCTCCAGGCGATAGAGGATTCGGAGGTGGGGCTCACCACCGTGGACGTGGCGAAGGTGGCGGGGGTGAGCAAGACGACGGCGATAAAGTACCTCTCAGTCCTCAAGTCCGAAGGGAAATGCGAGTTTGTTGAGGTCGGCCCCTCCAAGCTCTGGAGGAGGAGAAAACTGCCCGGAGATCTCAGCGAGGCCGGAGAAGGGCTGAAGAACCTGGAGGCCGCCCTGAGGCGGGGCAGAGCCGCCGAGGCACCGGTGAACCTGTCGATCATAGCCCGCCTCGAGGAGATCTCCGAGGATCTGACCGTCTCCCTCTCCTTCAAGGTCAGGCCCGAGAAGGTCGAGGCCCTCATCGACCTGATAAGAGGAGACCTTCCCGAGAAGGAGGGGCTATAG
- a CDS encoding tetrahydromethanopterin S-methyltransferase subunit A — protein MRGEYSLGDPGSRIAVVTLASSLRAPGAAIWGPCKTENLGVEKVVGNLISNSEIRFLLVCGEESKGHLPGDSIVALHRNGIDKDGRIVGSRGAIPFIENLSPEAIDRFQRQVEVIDRIGLVDEDEIERIVREHRSLSEPFPEPPMEVVKRRARRAMDEASSGDAVFGNGVYLDASAWLVAEAGDGAPRT, from the coding sequence TTGAGGGGGGAGTACAGCCTCGGCGACCCCGGCTCGAGGATCGCGGTGGTGACCCTGGCGAGCAGCCTCCGGGCTCCGGGGGCGGCGATCTGGGGCCCCTGCAAGACTGAGAACCTGGGGGTCGAGAAGGTCGTCGGAAATCTCATCTCGAACTCCGAGATCCGGTTCCTCCTGGTCTGCGGAGAGGAGTCGAAGGGGCACCTCCCCGGCGACTCCATCGTCGCCCTCCACAGAAACGGGATCGACAAAGATGGGAGGATCGTGGGGTCGAGGGGAGCGATCCCCTTCATCGAGAACCTGTCGCCGGAGGCGATCGACCGGTTCCAGCGGCAGGTGGAGGTGATCGACCGGATCGGCCTCGTCGACGAGGATGAGATCGAGAGGATCGTCCGGGAGCATCGGTCCCTATCGGAGCCCTTCCCCGAGCCGCCGATGGAGGTGGTGAAGCGGAGGGCGAGGCGGGCGATGGACGAGGCCTCCTCGGGAGACGCCGTCTTCGGCAATGGGGTATACCTCGACGCCTCGGCGTGGCTGGTGGCGGAGGCGGGAGATGGAGCCCCACGAACCTAG
- a CDS encoding tetratricopeptide repeat protein produces the protein MGEDRFAEGIFLMHTDRFEEAVEFFREIVEADPSDVEGWYKLAVAYLGAGRLDEGRASAERAFDLRPEDPEILDLLGGISSLKNDDEGALEYFDRAIAAKPDHLRGWISKIMTLRNLDRVEEAKEAYRQGVGVALTLRDPEEWNDLAGAIFDRGDWQATIEFLDFLLDLEPEEPSYKFNKLGPLSKLKRYDAVAELAEELVEAMPDFVPGWMVRGIALIGLERYDEAVESFDRAILLDPTGNEAREMKKRTLEYLKEAKGG, from the coding sequence ATGGGAGAAGACAGGTTTGCTGAGGGCATCTTCCTGATGCACACGGACAGGTTCGAGGAGGCGGTGGAGTTCTTCAGGGAGATCGTCGAGGCCGACCCCTCCGACGTCGAGGGGTGGTACAAGCTGGCGGTGGCGTACCTGGGGGCGGGGAGGCTCGATGAGGGGCGAGCCAGCGCCGAGCGGGCCTTCGACCTCCGCCCCGAGGACCCGGAGATCCTCGACCTCCTCGGGGGGATATCCTCCCTCAAGAACGACGACGAGGGGGCCCTGGAGTACTTCGATAGGGCGATCGCAGCGAAGCCCGACCACCTGCGGGGCTGGATCTCGAAGATCATGACCTTGCGGAACCTCGACCGGGTCGAGGAGGCGAAGGAGGCATATCGGCAGGGCGTCGGCGTAGCCCTGACCCTCCGGGACCCCGAGGAGTGGAACGACCTGGCGGGGGCGATCTTCGACCGGGGGGACTGGCAGGCGACGATCGAGTTCCTCGACTTCCTCCTGGATCTGGAGCCGGAGGAGCCGAGCTACAAGTTCAACAAGCTCGGCCCCCTCTCCAAGCTGAAGAGGTACGACGCCGTCGCCGAACTCGCCGAGGAGCTCGTCGAGGCGATGCCCGACTTCGTCCCCGGCTGGATGGTGAGGGGGATCGCCCTCATCGGCCTGGAGAGGTACGATGAGGCGGTGGAGTCCTTCGACCGGGCGATCCTCCTGGACCCCACCGGCAATGAGGCTCGGGAGATGAAGAAGAGAACCCTGGAGTACCTTAAAGAGGCGAAAGGGGGGTGA